AGATGGATAATGTCATCAAGGTCTCTGTTTCTGACACAGGGCCAGGCATCAGAAATGAAGATATGCATAAACTCTTCGGCAAATTTGAGCAAATCTCTGCCGGCAACCAAAGAAAAACCGGAGGGACCGGGCTGGGCCTTGCTATTAGCAGGAATATCATAGAACAACACAGGGGGAAAATTTGGGCGGAGTCAGAATTTGGCAAAGGCACAATTTTTTCGTTTACGCTGCCGATAATGGAAAGAAGAGGGTAATATGGCAAAAAAAATTCTTATTATTGATGATGAACCGGATTTTATTAAAGTGGCGGTTGCCCGATTAGAAATGGAAGGATATTCCGTGGTACAAGCTGCGGACGGGCTGTCCGGGCTGGATATGATGCAAACGGAAAAGCCGGATATGGTGATTTTGGATGTGATGTTGCCCGGGATTAACGGATATGAGGTTTGCCACAGGGCAAAACTCAGTGAAGCGATACGAGACATCCCAATAGTGATATTCACCGCGAGCGTTGAAGCTCTCCCGGCCAGCAAAACGGCGCAAGAAATCGGGGTGAGCGGGTTTATTTTGAAACCCTACAAAGTCAAAGAATTGCTGCAGGAAGTGAAAAGAATCTTGAATGAATAATAGCGCCGCGCTCATTACGGTTCCGATGTTGTTGCCATTCCTGCGGAGAGACTGTGTCATAATGTGGATTTTTGAACTTGACTATTCCCCGCCTGTGGCGGGGCGGACTGGGCGGATGTTCATTGTAGCCGCAACCTTTAGGTTGCGTTTTCCGTCGTAGACAAATCGCCCCGCAAGCGGGGTGGCTACCAAAAAGGCGGTTCTGACACAGTCTTCTTCTGTGCGGGGTCGCAAAGACACCGGCAACTACAGTTATGACACAGTCTGGGAAGCAGGAATCCGGAAAAATCTGTCATCCCGGGCTTGCCTGCCCGCCTCAGGAGGGATCCGGGATCTCGTAGTTAATTTTGAATGTTTCTCTCAACCTTAACCTGTCTCACTCTTAACCTTGTAGTTCGGATGGCAAAGAGGAATAATACAGCCGGGATAAAAAAAGGGAATTAAATTTGTCGCATTGCAAGACCTGACCCCTTTACGAGGTGATCGTTAATGACGATATTTATTGACAAGCTTATGGAGAAAGGCTTTATTACGATAGATCAACTTTCCGAAACAAGAGAAAAGCAGATCGGAGCCAAAAAACCGTTGCAAGAGCTGCTTGTGGATATGGGATTTATTAGTGACGAAGACCTTATAAAAACAGCGTCAGAAGTATTTGAAATGCCGATAGTCTCCCTTGACGGGGAGGTCTTTGATAAGAAGGTCATAAAGGCTTTTCCGTACGAAAAAGCAAAGAGATACGGAGTATTGCCTCTGCGTAAAGAAGATGGAAAAACTATCCTCGCCATGAGCGACCCTCAAGATATTGATGCCATAGATGTATCAAGCAGCTTGACGGGTTCCCAGATCGTTCCTGTGCTTGCAACGAAAGAAGATATAAATAAATTTACCGAAAAAGTGTACGATTCTGACGAGAGTCTTTATGATCTTCTGAAGAACGCGGTTGTCGGATCAAAGATGGAAGCGGTAAGTGGACGGGATGAGGGCCGGGGAGATAAAGGCGGGAATGGCGGCGATGGTGCTGACGCCTCACCCATGGTTAGACTGGTTGAGTTTATATTTGTTGATGCTGTCAATAACAGGGCCAGTGATATACACATAGAACCCCAGAGTGAATACAGCTCAGTTCGCTACAGGATCGACGGAGAACTCCGCAATATAGTGAAGATACCCGCGGGTTTGCATGGTTTTCTCGTCAGGAGGATAAAGATAATATCCAATTTGGATATTACAGAAGAACGAAAAGCTTTTGATGGAAAATCGGTTATTATGATAAATAAAGAAAAGGTGGATATTAGGATATCTATCATTCCTTCATACTATGGCGAGAAAGTAGTGCTTCGGATACTGGGAAGGATGCATGCGGGAGTTAATCTTGACGGAATAGGTTTTGAGGGAAAGGATTTGGAGAAATTCAGAGAAGAGATAAAGCGCCCGCAGGGGATGATCCTGGTGACCGGCCCGACCGGCAGCGGCAAAACAAGCACGCTTCACGCTGCCATCAGCGAAGTGAAAAATGAGGCACGGAATATAATAACTATAGAAGACCCCGTGGAATATTTGGTAGAAGGCGTGACCCAGATACAAGTTAACGCGAAAAAGGATATTACATTTGTCAACGGCCTAAAAAGCATCTTGCGGCAGGATCCCGATGTTATATTTGTCGGAGAAATAAGGGATCTGGATACGGCTCAGATAGCTTTTAGGGCGGCACTTACCGGGCATATGGTGTTTTCAACCCTGCATACCAATAGCGCCGTGGCCTGCA
The sequence above is a segment of the Elusimicrobiota bacterium genome. Coding sequences within it:
- a CDS encoding response regulator, which codes for MAKKILIIDDEPDFIKVAVARLEMEGYSVVQAADGLSGLDMMQTEKPDMVILDVMLPGINGYEVCHRAKLSEAIRDIPIVIFTASVEALPASKTAQEIGVSGFILKPYKVKELLQEVKRILNE
- a CDS encoding ATPase, T2SS/T4P/T4SS family is translated as MTIFIDKLMEKGFITIDQLSETREKQIGAKKPLQELLVDMGFISDEDLIKTASEVFEMPIVSLDGEVFDKKVIKAFPYEKAKRYGVLPLRKEDGKTILAMSDPQDIDAIDVSSSLTGSQIVPVLATKEDINKFTEKVYDSDESLYDLLKNAVVGSKMEAVSGRDEGRGDKGGNGGDGADASPMVRLVEFIFVDAVNNRASDIHIEPQSEYSSVRYRIDGELRNIVKIPAGLHGFLVRRIKIISNLDITEERKAFDGKSVIMINKEKVDIRISIIPSYYGEKVVLRILGRMHAGVNLDGIGFEGKDLEKFREEIKRPQGMILVTGPTGSGKTSTLHAAISEVKNEARNIITIEDPVEYLVEGVTQIQVNAKKDITFVNGLKSILRQDPDVIFVGEIRDLDTAQIAFRAALTGHMVFSTLHTNSAVACITRLRDLGLELYLLASSVNLVLAQRLVKTICPHCREKYTPQEDLLKQYKIYLDVYKAKEFYHGSGCSKCGFRGFYGRTAICEMVIFTDGIRSLVSKGASETEIVKKARDEGMRTLVEAGIEKVIRGITTLEEVAQLLDLPIKEECLKEDVRQEVKREKPLILIADDENDLRLILAQRLIDAGYDVLQAIDGREAVRLATMEAPDIIVTDLMMPIMDGISAVKELRANLETAGIPIIMLTAKQDKESEIEGFDAGADDYITKPYDKDRLFKRIEILIKRRKRDK